A stretch of Dyella sp. BiH032 DNA encodes these proteins:
- a CDS encoding response regulator, translating into MSGMGFFKRLLGATSHDSPEPERLRAPEGTRVLMVDDSPTMLAVLGRHLDQEGYATLKAADGESALELARDEQPALIFLDIVLPGINGFAVLRTLRHDPLTRDIPIVMISGNQQATEQFYVQRFGADDFIRKPFGRAEVAMCIHKLVLTGRLPAREVVREIAAPPLPEESAVPESVAGIAA; encoded by the coding sequence ATGTCGGGAATGGGATTCTTCAAGCGCCTGCTCGGCGCCACGTCGCATGACTCGCCGGAGCCGGAGCGGCTGCGGGCGCCGGAGGGTACCCGGGTGCTGATGGTCGACGACTCGCCGACCATGCTGGCCGTGCTCGGACGGCATCTGGACCAGGAAGGGTACGCCACGCTCAAGGCCGCCGATGGCGAAAGCGCGCTGGAACTGGCGCGCGACGAACAGCCGGCCCTGATCTTCCTGGACATCGTGCTGCCCGGCATCAACGGCTTCGCCGTGTTGCGTACGCTGCGGCACGACCCGCTGACCCGCGACATCCCGATCGTGATGATCAGCGGCAACCAGCAGGCGACCGAACAGTTCTACGTGCAGCGCTTCGGCGCCGACGACTTCATCCGCAAGCCTTTCGGCCGTGCGGAAGTGGCCATGTGCATCCACAAGCTGGTGCTGACCGGCCGCTTGCCGGCGCGCGAGGTGGTGCGCGAGATCGCCGCGCCGCCGCTGCCTGAAGAAAGCGCCGTACCCGAATCCGTGGCGGGCATTGCCGCCTG
- a CDS encoding RNA-binding S4 domain-containing protein, with protein MTETASLTAVRADVWLWAARFFKTRSLAKQAIDGGKIAVNDAGCKPAKTVHAGDMIRITRGEERLEVEVLALSEQRGPASVAQLLYRETEASRAARDAAREQRRLIGAAGPLRRPDKQERRELRRLKDSG; from the coding sequence ATGACTGAAACTGCCTCCCTGACCGCCGTGCGTGCGGATGTCTGGCTCTGGGCCGCGCGCTTCTTCAAGACTCGCAGTCTCGCCAAGCAGGCCATCGACGGCGGCAAGATCGCCGTCAACGATGCCGGCTGCAAACCGGCCAAGACGGTGCACGCCGGCGACATGATACGGATCACCCGGGGCGAGGAGCGCCTGGAGGTGGAGGTACTGGCGCTGTCCGAACAGCGCGGCCCTGCCAGCGTGGCGCAGCTGCTCTACCGCGAGACCGAGGCCAGCCGGGCCGCCCGCGACGCCGCGCGCGAACAGCGCCGGCTGATCGGCGCGGCCGGACCGCTGCGCCGTCCGGACAAGCAGGAACGTCGCGAATTGCGACGCCTCAAGGATTCCGGTTGA
- a CDS encoding AEC family transporter — protein sequence MTALTLLFACLLLGMLVKRYARPPAGTVHGINWWVINIALPALVLQLVPKVKLDPHLWFPVATMWITFFGAWGLFAALGRWRGWSRGRIGALTLVCGLGNTSFMGYPMMQALHGSEGLTLAVVADQLGCFPLLASAGVVVANLYAGQAPQPRAIARRILTFPAFLALVAGAIAGALGGWPALVDGVLGQVGATLTPLALFSVGLQFRFKLGERQAGPLALGLCWKLLLAPLASLALGLAAGVSGLVLTVGVLQAAMAPMISAAILADEHGLEPQLANTVLGAGIVLSLATVPLGNWLLGG from the coding sequence ATGACTGCCCTGACGCTGCTGTTCGCCTGTCTCCTGCTCGGCATGCTGGTCAAGCGCTACGCGCGGCCGCCCGCGGGCACCGTGCATGGCATCAACTGGTGGGTCATCAATATCGCGCTGCCGGCCCTGGTGCTGCAGCTGGTGCCGAAGGTCAAGCTCGACCCGCATCTGTGGTTTCCGGTCGCCACGATGTGGATCACCTTCTTCGGCGCCTGGGGCCTGTTCGCTGCGCTGGGCCGTTGGCGGGGCTGGTCGCGCGGTCGTATCGGCGCGCTGACCCTGGTGTGCGGGCTGGGCAATACCTCGTTCATGGGGTATCCGATGATGCAAGCGCTGCATGGCAGCGAAGGCCTCACGCTGGCGGTGGTCGCCGATCAGCTCGGCTGCTTCCCGCTGCTCGCCTCGGCCGGCGTGGTGGTGGCCAATCTCTATGCGGGGCAGGCCCCGCAGCCGCGCGCCATCGCTCGCCGAATCCTTACGTTCCCGGCGTTCCTCGCCCTGGTCGCGGGCGCCATCGCCGGCGCGCTGGGTGGCTGGCCGGCTCTGGTCGACGGCGTGCTCGGGCAGGTGGGCGCAACCCTGACGCCGCTGGCGCTGTTTTCGGTGGGACTGCAGTTCCGCTTCAAGCTCGGCGAGCGGCAGGCGGGACCGCTGGCGCTGGGCCTGTGCTGGAAACTGCTGCTGGCGCCGCTGGCGAGCCTGGCGCTCGGCCTCGCCGCGGGCGTGAGCGGGCTGGTGCTCACCGTAGGCGTGCTGCAGGCGGCGATGGCGCCGATGATTTCGGCGGCGATCCTCGCCGATGAGCACGGCCTGGAGCCGCAGCTCGCCAACACAGTGCTGGGCGCGGGCATCGTGCTTTCGCTGGCGACCGTGCCACTGGGGAATTGGCTGCTCGGCGGCTGA